One window from the genome of Populus alba chromosome 15, ASM523922v2, whole genome shotgun sequence encodes:
- the LOC118057163 gene encoding AP2/ERF and B3 domain-containing protein Os01g0693400: protein MAKFSKKLSKTDVRKRLAVPTRSLSSLPSFDGAHAVYFQAVDESGEVWTFKCSVRKRRHPKPVLSKDWLAFVDSKGLKAGDMVEFYKETNEAATAHAYRVRAERQIKIFGVVFGYSPVTATSDESSNVSPI from the coding sequence ATGGCAAAGTTCTCAAAGAAACTTAGCAAGACAGATGTCCGAAAGAGACTCGCAGTGCCCACCAGGTCTCTCAGCTCTCTTCCATCCTTCGACGGTGCTCATGCTGTATATTTTCAAGCTGTAGATGAAAGCGGCGAGGTCTGGACCTTCAAATGCTCCGTTCGCAAACGAAGGCACCCAAAACCAGTTCTTTCGAAGGACTGGCTCGCATTTGTGGACAGCAAGGGCCTCAAAGCTGGTGACATGGTCGAGTTCTACAAGGAGACAAACGAAGCCGCCACAGCACATGCTTACAGGGTTCGGGCAGAAAGACAAATCAAGATATTTGGTGTTGTTTTTGGGTATTCTCCTGTTACAGCAACATCCGATGAATCCAGCAATGTTTCTCCAATATAA